The genomic stretch CCGTATCGCCTGCATTGCGACCTGGCAGCGAGCCAAACATATGCTGAGTGCACTTCGACTGTTGCCATGCCGCGTGAAAGCCGCTTCCGGAGAGCATCTGTTTGCCTACTGGAATGATCTGTTCACCCGCGAGAATGCCGAGCAGCCCTACGAGCGCGACGAGCGGCGGTGCTGGCGAGCGCACATGAATCAGGCTGTAGATCACACCGACCAGCACGCCGGCGAGCAGGGAGAAGATATAGGCTTTCATTGGCTTAACCCCTTGAGGTTGCACCCGGAATGGCGAGCGGGCGCAGGTGATTGAACGGGACGGCGAATCGACACGCCAGCACGACTGCAAGTTAAACCGGTCACGAAAATCGGCGTCCACCGGGCAGACAGCCAGGGTTGGAGTCGGCCTTTTCAGCCTGCCGCCGGTACCCGAACCAGGCATGAATCAAGATTAGAAAATTTCCACGTCCGTAACACAGAGATCGCGCGTAGCTTATCGCCGCCCACTTTGCACGTTTATGCACGTTTACATTCTTGTTTGTGCATGATAAGGTGCGAACATGAATGACGAAATCCCCCTCGCTCGACGCGACGAGATCGCGAACCGGCTCGCGCAAGGCCAGCCGGTAGTGGCGGCTACGCTCGCTGTCGAATTCAAGGTTTCCGAAGACGCGATACGTCGCGACCTCCGGGCGCTGGCGGCCGAAGGCCGCTGCCGCCGGGTCTACGGGGGCGCGCTGCCCATTACGCCCGCGTCGGCACCAATGGCGGCCCGAATGGACGAAGCGCGCGAGCGAAAGGCGGCATTGGCTCGCGCAGCCGTGGTCCTGATTCAGCGCGGCGAACTCCTGTTCCTTGATAGCGGCAGCACCAATCTTGCACTCGTCGGGCTGTTGCCCGAAGACTACGAACTCACCGTGGCGACCAATTCCATTGATATCGCTGCTGCCGTGCTTCGGCGATCCGATCTGCACCTCATCATGATCGGCGGGGCGGTCGACCCCGCAGTGGGCGGATGTGTCGATGCGAACGCTGTTCAGAACGTCGCGCAATTGAATGTCGACCGATGCTTCATCGGTACCTGCGCAATATCGCCAAAGGGCGGCATCAGCGCATTCGGTATCGCCGACGCGGCATTCAAACGCGCCGTCCTCGATGCAAGCGCGCAAAGTGTCGTGCTTGCAACGACAGACAAGCTCACCGCCCGCGCGCCTCACCGGGTGGCAATGATCAAGGTGATCGACTACCTCATCGTCGAACACGACATGCCACGCGCAGAGCATGCGGCCTTGTCAAAAGCCGGCCGTTCGGTTTTGAAGGCCGAGCCTCCCGCGAGCCAGTGAGCGCGCGCCCGATTCATCCTGGAGTAAAGCGAGATGTCTTCTGACCAGCCGGCAACCCGGCTCGCAACCCGCCTTGCCTTTCTCGTGGCGGGATTGGGTGTCGCATGCTGGGCGCCGCTCGTGCCGTTTGCCAAGCAACGACTTGGCGTTGATGACGGCGCGCTCGGCATGCTGCTACTTTGCATTGGCCTGGGTTCGGTCGTCGCGATGGCGGTGACAGGCGCACTCAGCGCGCGATACGGCAGCAAGCCGATCATTGTCGCCGGAGGACTCGGGCTAGCCGCGATCCTGCCGCTGCTGACAATTGTCAGCACACCGTTCGCACTGGGACTCGCCTTGTTCGCTTTTGGCGCCTCGCTCGGTTCGCTCGATGTCGCGATGAATGTCCACGCGGTCGAAGTTGAATGCGCGGCGGCCCGACCTTTGATGTCGGGGTTTCATGCGCTATTCAGTGTCGGTGGATTCGCCGGATCCACTTTGATGACCTTTTTGCTTTCGATGCGCATCGGGACGCTCGCGAGCACATCGATATGTGCCGCACTGATGCTCACCGCAATCGCCATTGCACAGCCGCGGCTGCTCAAGACGCTCCAGACGAATGACGGCCCCCTGTTCGTCACACCACGAGGCATTGTGCTGCTGCTCGCCGGTCTCGCCGCGATCACATTTCTTACCGAAGGTGCGCTACTTGACTGGAGCGCGCTGCTCATCACGGACAAGGGACTGGTCGTCGCCACCCAGGGTGGACTGGGCTATATGCTTTTCTCCATTGCAATGACTGCCGGACGATTAGGAGGGGACGCGATTACGGCACGCGTCGGAGATCGGCCCACGATGTTCTGGGGCGGGCTGCTCGCGACCGCCGGCTTTGTGATTCTGCTGACTGCGCCGATGAGCGCGATTGCGATGGCCGGCTTCCTGCTGATTGGCCTCGGCGCATCGAATATCGTGCCCATACTGTTTCGCCGCGCGGGTTCACAAAAAGCCATGCCATCCGCACTCGCTGTGGCAGCCATCACGACTACCGGTTATGCGGGGAATCTTGTCGGCCCGGCGGGCGTGGGTTTCGTCGCCAAGGGTGTCGGTCTGCAAGGTGCGTTCTGGTTATTGGCTGTCTTGCTCTGTCTCGTCCCGTGTTGCGCTCGCCTCATCACGGCAACCCGATCCTGAGGGGATGAACAATGAAACTCGCTAACGCACACTGATCCTTGATGTCCTGCGGCGTTTTCCAGTTCGCCCGGGAAGCTTCCGCGTGCCATGTCCTCGTCTCCACCGCGCTGCGTCTCAGCCCGCACGCTCGCCCCACTCCGCCAACACCGTCCGATAAGCGGTGCCGCCGACCACCCGCTCGTTCACGCCGTCTTTGAAATCGATCCACCCTGAATTCAAGCCATCGATCATCTCGATGCGCGGCGCAGGCCATGCGGTCCCTTGTGACTGGAACAGTGCAAAAATAAGTTTGACAAACTATCTTTAGATATATATCTTACGATACATCTTAAGACACAATACGAGCACCCAAGATGCGACATCAACATCGTTTCTCCCGTTCGCGGGGCGCGGACGAAGGTTTCTTCGCAGGACATGGCCGCCCGTCTTTGCATGCACTTTGGCACGCGATCGGCCGCCATCAGGAGCATCGCGGCGGCGGCCGTGGCGGGCACTTCGGTGGCGGCGGCCCCGGCGGCTTCGGGGGCGACGGCGACGGTTTTCCGCGCGGCCGCAAATTCAGCTCCGACGATCTGCAATTGCTGCTGCTCTCGATGATCGACGCGCAGCCGAGCCACGGCTACGAGCTGATCAAGGCGCTCGAAACGCGCTCAAACGGTTTCTATAGCCCGAGCCCCGGCATGGTCTATCCGGCGCTCACGTATCTGGAAGAACTCGGCTACGTGACCGTGCAGCTCCAAGGCAACCGTAAGCGTTACGAACTATCGGAAGCGGGCCGCGAGTACCTGGCCGCCAACCGCGACCGCGTCGAATTGATGCTCGCCAAACTGGCGCATATCGCCCGCAAGATGGATTCCGTGCGCCGCGCGTTTGCCGGCGAGGAGCCGGCCGACATCAGCGAAGGCGGCTGGCTGCCGGAACTGAACGAAGCGCGCCGCACGCTGAAACATGCGCTCCTGCGCCGCGACAACGCGCCGGCCGCCGAACAGCGCCGCATCGCCGCGATCCTGATGCGCGCGGCACATGAAATCGAAGGCGAAGGCAATCCCGGCAGCGACGAAGGCAGCAGCGAACCAACCGCTTGAGATCGCGCCATTCGACACTTGCGTTCGAAGGTGCCCATGTGCGCCTTCGCGCGCCGATCAAACCAACAGGAGTGGCACCCTTATGCTGACAAAAGACAACCGGGCCGATCTGGCGGTCCATCGCGTGCGGCATCCGCTGAAGTTCCGTCTGTTGCAGGTCAAAGCGGTGCACGCGCTGACCCCGCATCTGATTCGCGTCACCTTCACGGGTGACGATCTGCAGGACTTCGTCTCCGCTTCGTTCGACGATCACATCAAAGTGTTCTTCCCCGAACCCGGCGCCGACCAACCCGTGCTGCCGGAAGCCGGCTCTGACGGTCCCGTGTTTCCCGCCGGCCTGCCGCGGCCGACCGCCCGAGACTTCACCCCGCGCCGCTTCGACGCTGACGCGCGCGAACTGGACATCGAGTTCGCCATGCACGAGGCCGGCCCGGCTGCAACGTGGGCGGCGCAAGCCAAAGTGGGCCAGTATCTCGGCATTGGCGGCCCGCGCGGCTCGCTGGTGATACCGACCGGCTTCGACTGGCATCTGCTGATCGGCGACGATACCGCGTTGCCGGCCATTGCCCGCCGCCTTGAAGAGTTGCCTGCCGGCACACGCGTCGCGGCGGTGATCGAAGTGGCCGATCCGTCCGCACAGATCGAGTTCGCGACGCGGGCCGAACTGCATATCATCTGGCGTCATCGCAGCGAATCGGGCTACCGCGGCGAGGCCTTGCTGCAAGCGGTACGCGAAATCTACTTGCCGGAAACGGTGAAGGCTACGTGTGGGCTGCCGGCGAATCCGCGACGATGCGTGCGGTGCGCTACCACCTGTGCACGGAACGTGGCGTCGACAAGTCGCGCATTCGCGCGGCCAGCTACTGGAGACAGGGTGCCGAGGCGGTACACGAAACGCTCGACGACTGACTGTCCACAGCATGCGCGTAATGAACAGCGTACGTTGGACGAGTTAAATGTGCGAGAACACAGATTCCGGATGCACCACTACCTCCGTTCGATCATGACGCGTCTCCGTCCTTGCCGTCCTTGCCGTCCTTGCCGTCCTTGCCGTCCTTGCCGTCCTTGCGATAGAGCTTGATCACCGCCGAGAAGTCCAGACGTCCCGCGCCCTTCGTGCTCATCGTTTGATAGAGCTGCTGCGCCAGCGCGCCGAGATACACCGGTTGACGCGCGAATTTCGCGGCGTCGGTGGCGAGGCCCAGGTCCTTTAACATCAGATCGGTGCCAAAGCCACCGGTATAGCCGCGCGTCGACGGCGCGGTCTCGATCACGCCAGGCATCGGGTTATACGTGTCCGAACTCCAGCAGCGGCCCGTCGAGGTATTGATGATGCCGCCCAGCACTTTCGAGTCGATGCCAAGCGCCTCGCCCAATGACATTGCCTCGGCCACGCCTGCCATCGTGATGCCGAGCACCAGGTTATTGCAGATCTTGGCGACCTGACCGGTGCCGGTGTCGCCGCAATGCACGATGTTCTTGCCCATCGCCGACAACACCGGCTTGACCTGCTCATACGCATCCGCGCTGCCGCCGACCATGAAGGTCAGCGTGCCCGCCGCCGCGCCGCCGGTGCCGCCCGAGACGGGTGCGTCGACGAAGGTGTTGCCGTGTTGCACGGCCAGTTCAGCAAACGCCTTCACGCTTGCCGGATCGATGGTGCTCGAATCGATGATCGTCACGCCTTTCGCGATGCCGGCGAATACGCCGTCATCCGCGCTCAGCACGCTGCGCACGTGTGCGGCTGCCGGCAGCATCGTGATCACACATTCGACGTCGGTCACCGCCGCTTTCGGGGAACCTGCCGCTTTGGCGCCTGCATCGACCAGCGCTTGCACAACTTGCGCGCTGAGGTCGAATACGTTGACCGCGTGGCCCGCCTTGAGCAGGTTGAGCGCCATCGGCGCGCCCATGTTGCCGAGTCCGATAAAGCCTATTTTCATGATGTCATTTCCCATGCAAAGCAATAGACTCGAGGGCTCAGCGCAGGCTGATGGTCGTGTTGACGCCGTCGTTGACGGTGTCGTCGTCGAACCAGCGGGCGGTGACGGTTTTGGTCTGCGTGTAGAACTGCACGACCTGTTTGCCGTACGGCCCGAGGTCGCCGAGTTTCGAGCCGCGCGAGCCGGTAAAGCTGAAAAACGGCACCGGCACGGGAATCGGAATGTTGATGCCGACCTGGCCGATATCGATCTCGCTCTGGAATTTGCGTGCCGCCGCGCCGCTTTGCGTGAAGAGGCCCACGCCGTTGCCGAACGGATTGCGGTTGACGAGCGCGATCGCGTCATCGAGCGTCGCGGCATTCAGCACCACCAGCACCGGGCCGAAGATTTCCTGACGGTAGATCTCCATTTCGGTGGTGACATCGGTGAACACCGTCGGGCCGATGAAATTGCCTTGCTCGTAACCCGGCACCGTCACGTCGCGGCCGTCGAGCGCCAGCGTGGCGCCCTCTTTCACGCCCGTTTCGATCAGGCCGAGAATGCGCTGCTTCGCGGCACGTGAGACTACCGGGCCAATGTCCGTATTCGGCTCATTGCCCGCGTTGACCTTCAGCGTCTTCGCCTTCGCGACCAGATCGGGCAGCCATTGCTGCGCCGCGCCGACCAGCACGACCACCGAAGTCGCCATGCAACGCTGTCCCGCCGCGCCGAAACCTGCGCCAGCCAGCGCATTCAAGGTCTGCTCGCGATTCGCATCGGGCAGCACCACAGCATGATTCTTTGCACCCATCATCGATTGCACGCGCTTGCCGTGTTCGCTGCCGAGGCGATAAACATGCGTGCCGACCGCCGTCGAACCGACGAAGGAAATCGCTTTCACCAGATCGTGCGTGCAGAGCGCATCGACCACGTCCTTGCCGCCGTGCACGACATTCAGCACACCCTTCGGCACACCGGCTTCGAGCGCCAGTTCGACCAGTTGCATGGTCGACAACGGATCCTGCTCGGAAGGCTTCAGCACGAACGTATTGCCGCAGACGATCGCCATCGGGAACATCCACAACGGAATCATCGCGGGAAAATTGAATGGCGTGATGCCGGCGCATACGCCGATCGGCTGACGCAGCGTGTAGGTATCGACGCCACCCGCCACGTTCTCGGCGAATTCACCCTGCTGCAAGGTACCGATCGAGCAGGCGTGTTCGACCACTTCGAGTCCGCGGAAAATATCGCCTTCCGCGTCGGGAATCGTCTTGCCCTGCTCGGCGCTCAAGGTCTTGGCGATGCGCGGCGAATGCTCGCGAATCAGTGCCTGGAACTTCAGCATGATGCGCATGCGCGCGCCGATCGGTGTGTCCTTCCACGTCTTGAATGCGGCGTGCGCCGAGCGGATCGCTTCGCTCACTTCATCGGCGGTGGCGAACGGTACGCGTGCGAGCACCTCTTGCGTCGCCGGGTTGACGATGTCGCGCCATTCGGTGGTTTTGGATTCGACGAACTCGCCGTTGATCAGCAGCTTGACGGTGGCGGGATGGTTCGAAGCAATTGCGCTCATGCTGGAACTCCTGTGCAGTGGCCGTGTATCGGCCGGGCAGTGACCGGGAATAAAAATAATCAACGCAGATCCGGGAAATCCTCTTCCCAATACTCGTCCGGCAGGCGCGCCGGCTCGGCCTCGCGCTCCATTTCGCGGCGCCGCAATTCGACGCGGCGGATCTTGCCGGAGATGGTTTTCGGCAATTCACTGAATTGCAGGCGGCGAATCCGCTTGTACGGTGCGAGTTTTTCGCGCGAGAACGCGAAGACCGCGCGTGCAAGTTCGGGACCGGCTTCATAGCCCTGACGCACGGTGACGAACGCTTTGGGCACCGACAGGCGCAGCGCGTCGGCACTCGGCACCACGGCTGCTTCGCCGATCGCTTCGTGTTCGATCAGCACGCTTTCGAGTTCGAACGGGCTTAGCCGGTAATCGGACGATTTGAACACGTCGTCGGCGCGGCCGACGTAGACGTAGTAGCCATCGTCGCGGCGTAGCGCGACGTCGGAGGTATGGTAGAAACCGTTGCGCATGGCTTGCGCGGTGGCATTGGCATTGTTCGCGTAGCCCGTCATCAAACCGAGCGGACGTTCGGCCAACGGCAGCGAGATTTCGCCTTCGGTGACGGCTTGATCGTCGGCATCGAGGAGCTCGACTTTGTAGCCCGGCAACGGACGGCCCATCGACCCCGGCACCACCGGTTGCCCCGGCGAGTTGCCGATCTGGCAGGTCGTTTCGGTCTGGCCGAAACCGTCGCGAATCGTGATACCCCAGGCATGCTTGACGCGTTCGATGATCTCCGGATTCAACGGCTCGCCCGCGCCGACGATCTCGCGCAGCTTCACCGGATAGTCGGCGAGATGCTCCTGCACCAGCATGCGCCAGACGGTCGGTGGGGCGCACAGCGTGGTGACGTTGAAACGCACCAGCACGTCGAGCGTTTCTTTCGGCACGAAGCGCGCAAAGTTGAAAACAAACACACAGGCCTGCGCATTCCACGGCGCGTAGAAACAGCTCCATGCGTGCTTGGCCCAGCCCGGCGAGCTGATATTCCAATGGATGTCGTTCGGTTGCAAGCCGATCCAGTACATGGTCGACAGATGGCCGATCGGGTAACTCAGGTGCGTGTGCTCGACCAGCTTCGGCTTCGAGGTCGTGCCTGACGTGAAGTACAGCAGCAGCGGATCGGTGGCATGCGTGACGCCTTCCGGCGTGAATTGCGGCGATGCGTCATAGGCTGCAGCAAGATCGATCCAGCCTTCGCGCGGCGTGCCGACCGAGATGCGCGTGAGCGGCACCTCTAGCGCGTCGAACTTGGCCAGTTCCGCGCTATCGACCACCACGAACTGCGCGCCGCCGATCTGCACCCGATCGCGCACGTCGTCGGCGGAAAGCTGGGTGGTGGCGGGCAGAACGATCGCGCCGAGCTTCATGGCTGCGAGCATCACGTCCCAGAGTTCGACGCGGTTCGGCAGCATTAGCAGCAAGCGGTGGCCGCGCCCCACGCCGAGGCCGCGCAGGAAGTTCGCCATGCGCGACGAGCGCTCCGACATTTGCGCGTAGGAGAGGCGCAGGCCGTCGCTTGCCGGATCGTCGACGATCCACAGCGCCGGCTTATCGTTATCTCGGGCGATCACATCGAAGTAATCGAGCGCCCAGTTGAACTTGCCTGGCGTCGGCCACACGAATTCGCCGTAGGCGCGCTCGTAGTCGGTTCGGTGGCGCAATAACAGGTCGCGCGCTTCGAGAAAGCCCTTCGCTGCAGTCATCGTCGTCTCCTGTGTCGACCTGAGTTAGCGCTTTAGCGCTTACTCAGGTCCCATGCATCGCTGTCGATCGGAGTTAGCGCTTTAGCGCTTACTCCGATCCCATGCAAAGCTGTCGACCTGAGTTAGCGCTTTAGCACTTACCCCGATCCCATGCTGGTGGCGCGGTATGCGCTCTGGTTTTTGCCCTGCTGACAGACTATTTTGCACTCAAACGCCACCTATCTTGCGTCTAAACATGGCGTGCGATAACCATCCGCTGCACTTCACTGGTTCCTTCGTAAATCTGCGTGATGCGGGCGTCGCGATAATGGCGTTCCACCGCGTAGTCCTCAAGATAGCCATAGCCGCCGTGAATCTGGATCGCATTCGAGCAGATTTCCTCTGCGAGTTCCGACGCAAACAGCTTGGCCTGCGATGCCTCGGACAAACACGGCTTGCCCGCCGTGCGCAACCGCGCCGCGTGATGCACGAGCAGACGCGCGGCGTTCAGGCGGGTCGCCATGTCAGCGAGCATATTGGCGATGGTCTGGTGATCCTTCAACGCCTTGCCAAACTGGATGCGTTCGTTCGCGTAGAGACGGGCGGCATCGAATGCGGCTCGCGCGATGCCGACCGCCTGCGCCGCAATACCAATGCGGCCACCCTCGAGATTCGACAACGCGATGCGCAGGCCTTCGCCCGGTTCGCCGAGCAGGTTGCCTTCGGGCACTGCGCAATCGTCGAGCGAGATGGGACAGGTATCCGATGCGCGAATACCGAGCTTATGCTCGGGTTTGCCGACGTTGAAGCCCGGCGTATCGGTCGGCACGATGAAGGCTGACAGGCCACGCTTGCCCCGGTCCGGATCGGTGACGGCAAACACGATTGCAATGTTGGCGCGCGCCCCGTTGGTCACGAACTGCTTGTTGCCGTTCAGAATCCATTTGCCGTCGCGCAGCACGGCGCGGGTGCGCAGATTGTTCGCCTCGGAGCCGGCTTGCGGCTCGGTCAGGCAAAACGCGCCGATGCGGCGGCCCGTGGCGAGGTCTTGCAGATAGCGGTCCTTTTGCGCGTCCGTGCCGAAGTTCAGGATCGGCCCGCAGCCGACCGAGTTGTGCACGCTCATCAGCGTGGCGCAGGCGGCGCAGCCCGCAGCGATCTCTTCGATGGCGAGCGCATACGCCACATAGTCGGTATAGGCGCCACCCCACTCGGACGGCACGATCATGCCGAGAAAACCCAGCTCGCCCATTTGCGTCACGACTTCCGTCGGCAGCTTCGCGTCGCGATCCCATTCCCCGGCATGCGGTGCGAGGCGCTCAGTGGCGAAGTCGCGGGCGGCGTCGCGGATCATTCGCTGTTCGTCGGTGTAGAAGCTGTCCATGGCTCGATCCTGTCAGGTGCATCGAGTCGCGGCGGCGAGGCGCGGCCTCGTCATCTGCGGCTCGTCGCGGGGGGTGGCCGGTCTCGCCGTGGTGTCTACGGGCGATGCGTCCCGCGATCGGTTGAGGCCAAGTGTAGGGAAGCTGCTGGACAGGTTCGATGCTCGGCCCGATCATTCTGACTGAGCGCATTTGCCATACCGGTATCATGCAAAGCCGATTCAGGCTACGTTTTCAAAGGCTTAGCGGATCTCCACAAGGAAAATCCTGAGCGCGTTTGCCAGACAGCCATGAAAAACATGAAGAACTTCAAGAACCTCAGGAACGACAGAGGCACGATTTCCGTCACGCTGGTCGAAGAGGCCCTGGCGTTGGCGCGGGCACGCGGTTTCGAGGCGCTGCCGCTCGCCGAAGCCGCCGGCATCGCAGCCACGATGCTGGCGTCGCCGAAAAGCCGGGTCTCGTCGGCGCAGTACGGCGCGCTGTGGGCCGGCATCGCCCGCGCGCTCGACGACGAGTTCTTCGGCCAGGATTCGCACCGCATGAAAAGCGGCAGCTTCATTGCGATGACCCAGATGGCGCTGAGCGCGGGTAACGGCGCACAAGCGCTCGCGCGGGCGGTCGGCTTCATGCGGCTCGTGCTGGACGATCTTGGCGCACAGATCGAGACGGATGCGCAGCGCGTGCGCTTGCGGTATATCGAACGCGAAGGCGCGAAGCCGCCCGCCATGTTCGCTTACGCGACCTACTTTATCGTCGTCTACGGTCTGCTGTGCTGGCTGGTCGGGCGGCGCATTCCGCTCATCGAGGCGCGCTTTCGCTGCGCCGCGCCGCCTGCCGCGCATGAATACCGCCTGATGTTCTGCGACGACATGGCGTTCGATCAGGCCGAGTCGTACGTCGACCTGTCGCCGGCGTTTCTCGAGCTGCCGGTGATCCAGACCACCAAGTCGGTGAAGCCGTTCCTGCGCGATGCGCCCGGCAGTTTCATCGTCAAATACCGCAATCCCGGCTCGCTCGCCGCGCGAGTGCGCAAGATGCTGCGCGCGCTGCCGATGGCCGGCTGGCCCGCCGCCGACCAGATGGCGCTGCGCCTCAACGTCGCTGAAGCGACGATGCGGCGGCGTCTGAAGCAGGAAGGCTATACGTATCAGTCGATCAAGGACGACTTGCGGCGCGACGTCGCAATCGGCGAACTGCAGGACACCGATCGCACGATCGCCGACATCGCTACCGCCGTGGGTTTTGCCGAGCCGAGCGCGTTTCATCGCGCGTTTCGCAAGTGGACCGGCATGCGGCCGAGCGATTACCGGCCGGCACATGCGGATTTCACGCACCGCATTGAATCGGACTAAGCTGTAAGGAGCAGGCCAGCCTTTTTGGGGTATCGGCCCGCGCCGGCCGATACCTGTCGGCATGGCGCGGCAGCCATCAGCGATGAGCACGTCTCCGCGTCTCCCGTTCCGGCAGTCTGGTCCGCACCCTGCGCCTATTCGTGGCGGAGTCGTGGGCCGGTTGATGCGCGGCATGACCGCGTTCGGCATGCTTTTGGCCGTGGGATTCGCATTGTGCGAAAACGCGCCGCGGGCTTGGGTCGCCGAGGCCGCCGTCGCGCCGAATAGCGTTGTCGTGATCCC from Paraburkholderia phytofirmans OLGA172 encodes the following:
- a CDS encoding XapX domain-containing protein: MKAYIFSLLAGVLVGVIYSLIHVRSPAPPLVALVGLLGILAGEQIIPVGKQMLSGSGFHAAWQQSKCTQHMFGSLPGRNAGDTARVTAANLPEKRS
- a CDS encoding DeoR/GlpR family DNA-binding transcription regulator; translated protein: MNDEIPLARRDEIANRLAQGQPVVAATLAVEFKVSEDAIRRDLRALAAEGRCRRVYGGALPITPASAPMAARMDEARERKAALARAAVVLIQRGELLFLDSGSTNLALVGLLPEDYELTVATNSIDIAAAVLRRSDLHLIMIGGAVDPAVGGCVDANAVQNVAQLNVDRCFIGTCAISPKGGISAFGIADAAFKRAVLDASAQSVVLATTDKLTARAPHRVAMIKVIDYLIVEHDMPRAEHAALSKAGRSVLKAEPPASQ
- a CDS encoding MFS transporter, whose product is MSSDQPATRLATRLAFLVAGLGVACWAPLVPFAKQRLGVDDGALGMLLLCIGLGSVVAMAVTGALSARYGSKPIIVAGGLGLAAILPLLTIVSTPFALGLALFAFGASLGSLDVAMNVHAVEVECAAARPLMSGFHALFSVGGFAGSTLMTFLLSMRIGTLASTSICAALMLTAIAIAQPRLLKTLQTNDGPLFVTPRGIVLLLAGLAAITFLTEGALLDWSALLITDKGLVVATQGGLGYMLFSIAMTAGRLGGDAITARVGDRPTMFWGGLLATAGFVILLTAPMSAIAMAGFLLIGLGASNIVPILFRRAGSQKAMPSALAVAAITTTGYAGNLVGPAGVGFVAKGVGLQGAFWLLAVLLCLVPCCARLITATRS
- a CDS encoding PadR family transcriptional regulator; its protein translation is MRHQHRFSRSRGADEGFFAGHGRPSLHALWHAIGRHQEHRGGGRGGHFGGGGPGGFGGDGDGFPRGRKFSSDDLQLLLLSMIDAQPSHGYELIKALETRSNGFYSPSPGMVYPALTYLEELGYVTVQLQGNRKRYELSEAGREYLAANRDRVELMLAKLAHIARKMDSVRRAFAGEEPADISEGGWLPELNEARRTLKHALLRRDNAPAAEQRRIAAILMRAAHEIEGEGNPGSDEGSSEPTA
- the mmsB gene encoding 3-hydroxyisobutyrate dehydrogenase — protein: MKIGFIGLGNMGAPMALNLLKAGHAVNVFDLSAQVVQALVDAGAKAAGSPKAAVTDVECVITMLPAAAHVRSVLSADDGVFAGIAKGVTIIDSSTIDPASVKAFAELAVQHGNTFVDAPVSGGTGGAAAGTLTFMVGGSADAYEQVKPVLSAMGKNIVHCGDTGTGQVAKICNNLVLGITMAGVAEAMSLGEALGIDSKVLGGIINTSTGRCWSSDTYNPMPGVIETAPSTRGYTGGFGTDLMLKDLGLATDAAKFARQPVYLGALAQQLYQTMSTKGAGRLDFSAVIKLYRKDGKDGKDGKDGKDGKDGDAS
- a CDS encoding CoA-acylating methylmalonate-semialdehyde dehydrogenase, with the translated sequence MSAIASNHPATVKLLINGEFVESKTTEWRDIVNPATQEVLARVPFATADEVSEAIRSAHAAFKTWKDTPIGARMRIMLKFQALIREHSPRIAKTLSAEQGKTIPDAEGDIFRGLEVVEHACSIGTLQQGEFAENVAGGVDTYTLRQPIGVCAGITPFNFPAMIPLWMFPMAIVCGNTFVLKPSEQDPLSTMQLVELALEAGVPKGVLNVVHGGKDVVDALCTHDLVKAISFVGSTAVGTHVYRLGSEHGKRVQSMMGAKNHAVVLPDANREQTLNALAGAGFGAAGQRCMATSVVVLVGAAQQWLPDLVAKAKTLKVNAGNEPNTDIGPVVSRAAKQRILGLIETGVKEGATLALDGRDVTVPGYEQGNFIGPTVFTDVTTEMEIYRQEIFGPVLVVLNAATLDDAIALVNRNPFGNGVGLFTQSGAAARKFQSEIDIGQVGINIPIPVPVPFFSFTGSRGSKLGDLGPYGKQVVQFYTQTKTVTARWFDDDTVNDGVNTTISLR
- a CDS encoding AMP-binding protein; this translates as MTAAKGFLEARDLLLRHRTDYERAYGEFVWPTPGKFNWALDYFDVIARDNDKPALWIVDDPASDGLRLSYAQMSERSSRMANFLRGLGVGRGHRLLLMLPNRVELWDVMLAAMKLGAIVLPATTQLSADDVRDRVQIGGAQFVVVDSAELAKFDALEVPLTRISVGTPREGWIDLAAAYDASPQFTPEGVTHATDPLLLYFTSGTTSKPKLVEHTHLSYPIGHLSTMYWIGLQPNDIHWNISSPGWAKHAWSCFYAPWNAQACVFVFNFARFVPKETLDVLVRFNVTTLCAPPTVWRMLVQEHLADYPVKLREIVGAGEPLNPEIIERVKHAWGITIRDGFGQTETTCQIGNSPGQPVVPGSMGRPLPGYKVELLDADDQAVTEGEISLPLAERPLGLMTGYANNANATAQAMRNGFYHTSDVALRRDDGYYVYVGRADDVFKSSDYRLSPFELESVLIEHEAIGEAAVVPSADALRLSVPKAFVTVRQGYEAGPELARAVFAFSREKLAPYKRIRRLQFSELPKTISGKIRRVELRRREMEREAEPARLPDEYWEEDFPDLR
- a CDS encoding acyl-CoA dehydrogenase encodes the protein MDSFYTDEQRMIRDAARDFATERLAPHAGEWDRDAKLPTEVVTQMGELGFLGMIVPSEWGGAYTDYVAYALAIEEIAAGCAACATLMSVHNSVGCGPILNFGTDAQKDRYLQDLATGRRIGAFCLTEPQAGSEANNLRTRAVLRDGKWILNGNKQFVTNGARANIAIVFAVTDPDRGKRGLSAFIVPTDTPGFNVGKPEHKLGIRASDTCPISLDDCAVPEGNLLGEPGEGLRIALSNLEGGRIGIAAQAVGIARAAFDAARLYANERIQFGKALKDHQTIANMLADMATRLNAARLLVHHAARLRTAGKPCLSEASQAKLFASELAEEICSNAIQIHGGYGYLEDYAVERHYRDARITQIYEGTSEVQRMVIARHV
- a CDS encoding AraC family transcriptional regulator, with protein sequence MKNFKNLRNDRGTISVTLVEEALALARARGFEALPLAEAAGIAATMLASPKSRVSSAQYGALWAGIARALDDEFFGQDSHRMKSGSFIAMTQMALSAGNGAQALARAVGFMRLVLDDLGAQIETDAQRVRLRYIEREGAKPPAMFAYATYFIVVYGLLCWLVGRRIPLIEARFRCAAPPAAHEYRLMFCDDMAFDQAESYVDLSPAFLELPVIQTTKSVKPFLRDAPGSFIVKYRNPGSLAARVRKMLRALPMAGWPAADQMALRLNVAEATMRRRLKQEGYTYQSIKDDLRRDVAIGELQDTDRTIADIATAVGFAEPSAFHRAFRKWTGMRPSDYRPAHADFTHRIESD